The following proteins are encoded in a genomic region of Deltaproteobacteria bacterium:
- a CDS encoding translation elongation factor-like protein, which yields MPEEEVGFVEHWFGNVGVAAIKVTNGKIKVGDTLHFKGHTSDFQEPVASIQIEHKSVPEAKKGDDIGIKVSQKAHEHDKVFKVVP from the coding sequence ATGCCAGAAGAAGAGGTCGGTTTCGTCGAACACTGGTTCGGCAATGTTGGGGTTGCGGCGATCAAGGTGACGAATGGCAAGATCAAGGTGGGGGATACCCTGCACTTTAAGGGGCACACCTCTGATTTTCAGGAGCCGGTAGCCTCCATTCAGATCGAACACAAGAGCGTTCCGGAGGCCAAAAAGGGGGACGATATCGGGATCAAGGTCTCGCAGAAGGCCCACGAGCACGACAAGGTTTTTAAGGTAGTCCCGTAA
- the bamD gene encoding outer membrane protein assembly factor BamD, with protein sequence MSSQRFFRISLLLSFLALTGLISCSKRPLLAGKTDPVSAKMECDGLSLKNDYEEAIKCYELLKSRFPGTPEAVESEIHIGDNYFRQKEYLVAAESYAGFIKIHPTHPRLDYVYYRTGLSYLKASPKAIDRNQEYLDDSVAYLEAVLGQFPGSDYTNVAREKWEAARRRLAKRHLYIGRFYYKTGEYLASLNRFEEVIKRYGDLGLDERAYYWLGRSYLKLSRKEKALEALEGLEKKYPAGRFRKKLAGKLGLS encoded by the coding sequence GTGTCTTCTCAAAGGTTTTTCCGCATTTCTCTTTTACTGTCGTTCCTGGCCCTCACCGGCCTGATCTCCTGTTCCAAGAGACCACTCCTCGCCGGGAAAACCGACCCTGTTTCTGCCAAGATGGAATGTGACGGGCTCTCCCTCAAAAACGACTACGAAGAAGCGATCAAGTGTTACGAGCTCTTAAAAAGCCGGTTTCCGGGGACACCGGAGGCGGTTGAATCGGAGATTCATATCGGCGACAACTATTTCCGCCAGAAGGAATACCTCGTCGCCGCGGAATCGTATGCCGGCTTCATCAAGATTCACCCGACCCACCCGCGGCTCGATTACGTCTATTACCGGACCGGTCTCTCGTACCTGAAGGCCTCGCCAAAGGCGATTGACCGGAACCAGGAATACCTGGATGATTCGGTCGCCTACCTGGAGGCGGTCTTGGGGCAATTCCCGGGGAGCGACTACACCAATGTTGCCCGGGAGAAGTGGGAGGCGGCGCGGCGGCGTCTGGCAAAAAGACACCTTTATATCGGCCGGTTTTACTACAAGACTGGCGAGTATCTTGCCTCCCTCAACCGTTTTGAGGAGGTGATCAAACGGTACGGGGACCTGGGATTGGATGAAAGGGCCTATTACTGGTTGGGCCGTTCTTACCTCAAACTCTCCCGGAAGGAGAAGGCGTTGGAGGCCCTGGAGGGGCTTGAAAAGAAGTACCCGGCGGGCCGTTTTAGAAAAAAGCTTGCCGGCAAGCTGGGACTCAGTTAG
- a CDS encoding DUF1844 domain-containing protein, which yields MGDEQQQAIDFSTFVFSLAASAQIQLGMVPDPTTQKEAPNLPMARQTIDLIALLQEKTKGNLSEEENQLMEAVLHNLRLQYVERTKKGVSG from the coding sequence ATGGGGGACGAACAACAGCAGGCGATTGATTTTTCCACCTTTGTCTTTTCCTTGGCCGCCTCGGCCCAGATCCAGCTCGGGATGGTTCCGGATCCGACGACCCAGAAAGAGGCGCCGAACCTCCCGATGGCCCGCCAGACGATCGATCTGATCGCGCTTCTTCAGGAAAAGACCAAGGGGAATTTGAGCGAAGAAGAAAACCAGTTGATGGAAGCTGTTTTGCACAACCTGCGTTTGCAGTACGTGGAGCGAACCAAAAAGGGGGTTTCTGGATGA
- a CDS encoding DUF4382 domain-containing protein, translated as MKSKVLIVLLGFILTGCGGCPADTTDDSSDNPGEGSESESLLNNQWDQTRGQMSVSLHDKPSAGGNIEKVEIPVSFVEISPANDQWQTISKGSQIFDLLTLKDGVEAVLAQSSLAVGTYEQIRLHLADNPRVLVDGTWQPLRIPSGFQTGLKLNGPFEIRAGQITKLILDMDPDKNIHYVPGQNQWYLQPSLEMEAIYIGIETPEGEFQPTAVIEPVTATGGGTIELGDGASLVIPAGALQSDTQISLEKAVGGYPAYVLKPDGLTFTQPVTLILPYEELPIPEGKGSQDIILFLDEEEVPITIDTIHQTVTTKITHFTVPHLSVKGNVYLTIDDGPLPNSFSGEIEEFLDDAIFGINREPERPRDERILSDLLEKLDEKDVTATFFQVGRLIEFSPDLVTQLLLDGHKIGNHSYYHDIANFAGQSDSEIRTELTKTNNLIQNAAVSAIRHLVNNNQWEAASAEIRRYLIKLYVHGGPSLFRAPGGRVASPCSGGVKWCSLRNFFERGEGEFSDPGWLDTNVELAAFSLNMAIFHWDVDSTDWNFDKQKKTGTELLNYFKTLEIKTDNVILLHERRTTVEAITEIIDYLKQNGYSPAIFDPSDPSLGLPNNISLSTAQAILDRQEPLPEGILIIDDLSEGFDLHSDTPEHEGYWLSAKIGYPAANPHMFYTWNNGPDASGNTTTAVVQNWADWTPNVSENGFYKVEAFIPKNHAYTKKALYQIFHRDNPDDGLRETTEACRIDQSLYFDQWIDLGSYAFNGGTGEFIKLDDLTDETDTTKQIGFDAVRFTKTSEIEKRKGANCL; from the coding sequence ATGAAGTCCAAAGTTCTTATTGTCCTGCTTGGCTTCATCCTGACCGGTTGCGGCGGTTGTCCCGCCGACACCACCGATGACTCTTCTGACAATCCGGGGGAAGGATCTGAATCGGAGTCTCTCCTCAACAATCAATGGGATCAAACGCGGGGACAGATGTCGGTTTCCCTCCACGACAAACCGTCAGCGGGGGGGAATATCGAAAAAGTGGAGATCCCTGTCTCCTTTGTAGAAATCAGTCCCGCTAATGACCAGTGGCAGACCATCAGCAAGGGATCGCAGATCTTTGACCTCCTCACCTTAAAAGATGGTGTTGAGGCGGTCTTGGCCCAATCGTCCCTCGCCGTCGGAACCTATGAACAGATCCGCCTGCACCTGGCCGACAACCCAAGGGTGTTGGTCGATGGTACGTGGCAACCGCTCCGGATCCCGAGCGGTTTTCAGACAGGCCTTAAACTAAACGGCCCGTTTGAAATCCGGGCGGGGCAGATTACCAAGCTGATTCTGGATATGGATCCGGACAAAAATATCCACTACGTCCCGGGACAAAACCAATGGTACCTGCAACCCTCTCTGGAGATGGAGGCAATTTACATTGGGATTGAAACCCCGGAGGGGGAATTTCAACCGACAGCGGTGATTGAACCGGTGACCGCCACCGGCGGAGGAACGATCGAGCTGGGGGATGGGGCGTCGCTTGTCATCCCTGCCGGGGCTCTCCAGTCAGATACCCAAATAAGCCTGGAGAAGGCAGTTGGCGGGTATCCCGCTTACGTCCTTAAACCTGATGGATTAACATTCACCCAACCTGTAACCCTCATCCTTCCCTATGAAGAATTGCCAATACCGGAAGGGAAAGGATCTCAAGATATTATCCTCTTTCTCGATGAAGAAGAAGTCCCGATAACCATTGATACGATTCATCAAACAGTGACAACAAAAATTACACACTTCACAGTACCTCACCTCAGTGTCAAAGGAAACGTTTACCTCACTATTGATGACGGTCCTTTACCAAACAGTTTCTCGGGTGAGATTGAAGAATTTCTGGATGATGCGATCTTTGGAATCAACCGTGAACCCGAGAGGCCACGTGATGAAAGGATCCTTTCTGACTTACTCGAAAAACTTGACGAAAAAGATGTGACAGCTACTTTTTTCCAAGTCGGCCGTCTCATTGAATTTTCTCCCGATCTGGTAACACAACTCCTTTTGGATGGGCATAAAATAGGGAACCATAGCTACTATCATGATATTGCCAACTTTGCCGGTCAGTCTGACTCAGAGATTCGTACTGAATTAACAAAGACCAATAATCTTATCCAGAATGCCGCCGTTTCCGCCATTCGCCATTTAGTCAACAACAACCAGTGGGAAGCCGCCTCTGCAGAAATCCGCCGCTATCTTATCAAGTTGTACGTTCATGGAGGACCTTCTCTTTTCCGAGCGCCAGGGGGACGCGTTGCCTCTCCCTGTTCGGGGGGGGTAAAATGGTGCTCTCTGAGAAACTTTTTCGAACGTGGTGAGGGTGAATTTTCCGATCCGGGTTGGCTCGATACAAATGTAGAACTAGCCGCCTTCAGCCTTAATATGGCAATTTTTCATTGGGACGTTGATTCAACGGACTGGAATTTCGACAAGCAGAAGAAGACAGGAACTGAATTGCTAAATTATTTCAAGACTCTGGAAATCAAGACGGATAATGTTATTCTACTCCACGAGCGACGAACAACTGTTGAAGCCATTACAGAGATTATTGATTATCTCAAACAGAACGGTTACTCTCCCGCAATCTTTGACCCTTCCGATCCCTCTTTAGGGCTCCCAAACAATATAAGCCTCAGCACGGCCCAAGCCATTCTTGATCGTCAGGAGCCTCTTCCTGAAGGAATTCTTATCATCGATGATCTCTCGGAAGGTTTCGATCTCCATTCCGATACTCCGGAACATGAAGGTTACTGGCTCTCAGCAAAGATCGGTTACCCCGCGGCTAACCCCCACATGTTCTACACTTGGAACAATGGGCCTGATGCGAGCGGGAATACCACCACCGCCGTCGTCCAAAACTGGGCCGACTGGACGCCCAACGTTTCTGAGAATGGTTTTTACAAGGTGGAGGCGTTTATCCCCAAAAACCATGCCTACACAAAGAAAGCGCTCTATCAAATCTTCCACAGGGACAACCCTGATGACGGCCTGAGGGAGACGACCGAGGCCTGTCGTATCGATCAATCCCTCTATTTTGACCAATGGATCGATCTTGGCAGTTACGCCTTCAATGGGGGAACAGGCGAATTCATCAAGCTCGATGATCTGACGGATGAAACGGACACGACCAAGCAAATCGGCTTTGATGCGGTCCGTTTCACAAAAACCTCCGAGATAGAAAAGAGAAAAGGGGCCAACTGCCTTTAG
- the recA gene encoding recombinase RecA, with translation MQTPVESPNKEKALQSAISTIEKQYGKGSIMRLGKNESLGAEVESVSTGSLALDVALGIGGLPRGRVVEIFGPESSGKTTLSLHVVASAQKKGGVCAFIDAEHALDVTYARKLGVKTDDLLISQPDTGEQALEICEMLVRSAAVDVIVIDSVAALVPRSEIEGEMGDMQMGSQARLMSQALRKLTGSVSKSKTLLVFINQIRMKIGVMYGNPETTTGGNALKFYSSVRLDIRRIGAIKQAEQVIGNRTRVKVVKNKIAPPFKEVEFDIIYGQGISREGELLDLAESQNLIEKSGTWYSYKEERIGQGRENACAYLREHKDIANSLEKQVLERFGIARKSEGKESKEKPEIKVDSKSEIKKKVTAEARV, from the coding sequence ATGCAAACACCAGTCGAATCACCCAACAAAGAAAAGGCGCTTCAGTCCGCGATCAGCACGATTGAAAAACAGTACGGCAAGGGTTCCATCATGCGCCTTGGCAAGAATGAATCGCTGGGTGCCGAAGTGGAATCGGTTTCTACCGGTTCACTGGCCCTCGATGTTGCGCTCGGGATTGGTGGTCTGCCCCGCGGCCGTGTCGTTGAAATTTTTGGTCCGGAATCCTCCGGCAAGACGACCCTTTCCCTCCATGTGGTTGCCTCCGCCCAAAAAAAGGGGGGCGTTTGCGCCTTCATTGATGCGGAACATGCCCTGGATGTGACCTATGCCCGAAAGTTGGGGGTCAAAACGGATGACCTTTTGATCAGCCAGCCGGATACCGGGGAGCAGGCGTTGGAGATCTGTGAGATGTTGGTTCGGAGTGCGGCGGTGGATGTGATTGTGATCGATTCCGTGGCGGCTTTGGTTCCCCGATCGGAGATTGAAGGGGAGATGGGGGATATGCAGATGGGTTCGCAGGCCCGCCTCATGAGCCAGGCGTTGCGCAAGCTGACCGGCTCTGTTTCCAAATCGAAGACCCTTCTGGTTTTTATCAACCAGATCCGGATGAAGATCGGTGTGATGTACGGCAACCCGGAAACAACGACCGGCGGGAACGCCCTTAAATTTTATTCCTCCGTTCGACTGGATATCCGGCGGATCGGTGCGATCAAACAGGCGGAACAGGTGATCGGTAACCGGACCCGCGTGAAGGTGGTGAAAAACAAGATCGCCCCGCCGTTTAAAGAGGTGGAGTTTGATATTATTTATGGTCAGGGGATCTCTCGTGAAGGAGAGCTTTTGGACCTTGCGGAGTCACAGAACCTGATCGAAAAGAGTGGGACCTGGTATTCCTACAAGGAGGAACGGATCGGTCAGGGACGGGAGAACGCCTGCGCCTATCTGAGGGAACACAAGGATATCGCCAACTCCCTCGAAAAGCAGGTCCTGGAGAGATTCGGCATCGCCCGAAAGAGTGAAGGCAAAGAGTCCAAAGAAAAGCCAGAGATCAAAGTCGATTCCAAATCAGAGATCAAGAAAAAGGTGACCGCCGAAGCGAGGGTTTGA
- a CDS encoding sigma-70 family RNA polymerase sigma factor — MNRNLPVPQSSLSTYLVEISRFPLLSKEEEFELASRYQKTGDVEAAHKLVTSNLRFVVKIAYEYASYGIRMGDLIQEGNIGLMKAVKKFDPAKGYRLISYAVWWIRATIRNFILQTWSLVKIGTTQAQRKLFYKMDKAKKAFLRDFSLDTPLSDDSQTTYLDQVPSADNQEESLARAEERTVLQDKVQQAVAQLNDRERFIVEKRLMNDDPLTLQEIGNFYQISRERARQLEEKVKGKLKKILIESSPQIA; from the coding sequence ATGAATCGTAATCTGCCGGTACCGCAAAGTTCGCTCTCGACCTACCTGGTTGAAATCAGCCGGTTTCCTCTCCTTTCCAAGGAGGAGGAGTTCGAATTGGCGAGCCGTTATCAAAAAACCGGGGATGTCGAAGCGGCCCATAAACTGGTGACTTCCAACCTCCGGTTCGTCGTCAAGATCGCCTATGAGTACGCCTCTTATGGGATCCGGATGGGGGATCTGATCCAGGAAGGGAACATCGGGCTCATGAAGGCGGTCAAGAAGTTCGACCCGGCCAAGGGGTATCGTCTGATCTCCTATGCCGTCTGGTGGATCCGCGCCACCATCCGGAATTTCATCCTGCAGACCTGGAGCCTTGTCAAGATCGGGACAACGCAGGCCCAAAGGAAACTTTTTTACAAAATGGACAAGGCAAAAAAGGCATTCTTGCGGGATTTCTCACTAGACACCCCACTCAGCGATGACAGCCAGACCACCTACCTGGACCAGGTCCCTTCCGCCGACAACCAGGAAGAGTCTCTGGCCCGAGCTGAGGAAAGAACTGTTCTTCAAGATAAGGTCCAGCAGGCCGTCGCCCAATTGAACGACCGTGAACGATTCATCGTGGAAAAACGGCTGATGAATGATGACCCTCTCACCCTTCAGGAGATCGGCAACTTCTACCAGATCTCCCGCGAACGGGCCCGCCAGCTGGAAGAAAAAGTTAAAGGGAAGCTGAAGAAAATATTGATTGAATCATCCCCGCAGATTGCCTAG
- the alaS gene encoding alanine--tRNA ligase codes for MKSSEIREKFLRYFEKNSHTRVPSAPLIPLGDPTLYFVNAGMVPFKNVFIGQEKRPYTRAVSSQKCLRVSGKHNDLENVGRTARHHTFFEMLGNFSFGDYFKKEACRFGWEFLTKEMGLAKEKLMITIYTDDDEAEEIWHKEIGVPKERIRRFGQKENFWAMGESGPCGPCSEIHYDHGEKQGCGKKSCTVNCECDRYMEIWNLVFMQFNRDDKGKLTPLPKPSIDTGMGLERLACVAQGKHSNYESDLFTPLIKECERLTGKKYGKGASPKGDTETDISIQVLCDHIRSATFLIADGVQPSNEGRGYVLRRILRRAIRHGKLLGQTKPFFYKLAEVVVREMGQAYPEIREHRETIEKVIEGEEERFLETLDRGLSMIEEELAKIKKSGEKKLAGSVVFKLYDTYGFPRDLTELIAEEKGFSIDRDGFESEMAKQKKRGKQAWKGSGEKGSGTVYQVLLQKERRSRFVGYDRLQSHSPVMALVCGETILSKVASGEEVEVVTEETPFYPEGGGQVGDKGLITTKKVQLQVVDTRKPVEGIIVHKAEVVEGTLQEGDEVDLAVDAPLREATMAHHSATHLLHAALRLILGKHVRQGGSLVTPNRLRFDFSHFEAVDRKKLQEIENLVNEKIRADLAVTHELLAYKKAIEKGALAFFGDKYGDIVRTCRMGDFSMELCGGTHVRATGQIGLLKILSESSVSAGTRRIEAVVGGEALAYLRQLELNLHQAGQLLKSSPAEVASRIERLIEQVKNLEKEIQKQKVQALSSQQSSNERVEEIKGVKLLTVQTETSDGKLLRDLSDKAIGKLGSGIALLVGSGEGKGDSPKTSLIVRVSKDLTSKYDAGKIVKELAPLIGGSGGGRPDMAQAGGTDSSHLDQVFQKVKTIL; via the coding sequence ATGAAATCCTCCGAGATTCGGGAAAAGTTCCTCCGGTACTTCGAAAAAAATAGTCATACCCGTGTGCCGTCGGCGCCATTGATCCCCTTGGGGGACCCGACGCTTTATTTCGTTAATGCCGGGATGGTCCCGTTCAAGAACGTCTTTATCGGGCAGGAAAAACGGCCGTATACCAGGGCCGTCTCTTCCCAAAAGTGTCTCCGTGTCTCCGGCAAGCATAATGACCTGGAAAATGTCGGGAGGACCGCCCGGCACCACACCTTCTTTGAGATGCTTGGCAACTTTTCCTTCGGTGATTATTTCAAGAAAGAGGCCTGCCGGTTCGGGTGGGAGTTTTTGACCAAAGAGATGGGTCTTGCGAAGGAAAAACTTATGATCACCATTTATACCGATGATGATGAGGCGGAAGAGATCTGGCATAAAGAAATCGGCGTTCCCAAAGAAAGGATCCGGCGTTTTGGGCAAAAGGAAAATTTCTGGGCGATGGGGGAGAGTGGCCCGTGCGGCCCCTGTTCCGAGATCCACTACGATCACGGAGAAAAACAGGGGTGCGGCAAGAAGAGTTGCACCGTGAACTGTGAGTGCGACCGGTACATGGAGATCTGGAATCTCGTCTTCATGCAATTCAACCGGGATGACAAAGGGAAACTTACCCCCCTGCCGAAGCCGTCGATCGATACCGGCATGGGGCTGGAGCGGCTCGCCTGTGTCGCCCAGGGAAAACACTCTAACTACGAAAGCGACCTCTTCACGCCACTCATCAAGGAGTGCGAAAGACTGACCGGCAAAAAATACGGCAAGGGTGCTTCACCCAAGGGTGATACCGAAACCGATATCTCCATCCAGGTCCTCTGCGATCATATCCGGTCCGCTACTTTTTTAATTGCAGATGGGGTCCAGCCCTCCAACGAAGGGCGGGGGTATGTCTTGCGCCGGATCTTAAGAAGAGCCATTCGTCACGGCAAACTTCTTGGGCAGACGAAACCATTCTTTTACAAACTGGCTGAGGTGGTTGTTCGTGAAATGGGCCAGGCCTATCCGGAGATCCGGGAGCATCGGGAGACGATCGAAAAGGTGATTGAAGGGGAGGAGGAGCGGTTTTTGGAGACACTTGACCGTGGGCTTTCGATGATTGAGGAGGAATTGGCGAAAATCAAGAAGAGTGGTGAAAAGAAACTGGCCGGTTCGGTCGTTTTCAAACTTTATGACACCTACGGTTTTCCGAGAGACTTAACGGAGCTGATTGCGGAAGAGAAAGGTTTTTCGATCGACCGGGACGGTTTTGAAAGTGAGATGGCGAAACAGAAAAAACGGGGGAAGCAGGCCTGGAAAGGTTCTGGAGAGAAGGGAAGTGGAACGGTGTACCAGGTGCTTCTTCAAAAAGAGCGGCGAAGCCGCTTTGTGGGGTACGACCGGTTGCAGTCCCATTCTCCGGTCATGGCGTTGGTTTGTGGAGAAACGATCCTTTCGAAGGTCGCCTCCGGGGAAGAGGTGGAGGTGGTGACAGAGGAAACCCCTTTTTATCCGGAGGGGGGAGGGCAGGTCGGGGACAAGGGGTTGATTACCACAAAAAAAGTTCAGTTACAGGTGGTCGATACCCGTAAACCGGTTGAGGGGATCATTGTTCACAAGGCCGAGGTGGTTGAGGGGACGCTTCAAGAAGGGGATGAGGTCGACCTTGCAGTCGATGCCCCGCTTCGCGAGGCAACCATGGCTCACCACTCTGCCACCCACCTGTTGCATGCGGCGCTCCGTCTGATTTTGGGCAAGCATGTCCGGCAGGGAGGGTCGCTCGTTACCCCCAACCGGCTCCGTTTTGATTTCAGTCATTTTGAGGCGGTCGACCGAAAAAAACTGCAAGAGATTGAAAACCTCGTGAATGAAAAAATCCGGGCCGATCTTGCGGTTACCCACGAACTCTTGGCCTACAAGAAGGCGATTGAAAAAGGGGCGCTTGCCTTCTTTGGGGACAAGTATGGGGATATCGTTCGCACCTGCCGGATGGGGGATTTCTCGATGGAGCTTTGCGGGGGGACCCATGTTCGGGCGACCGGCCAGATCGGTCTTCTTAAAATTTTGTCTGAATCCTCCGTTTCTGCCGGGACGCGCCGGATTGAGGCGGTGGTTGGAGGGGAGGCGCTTGCGTATCTGCGGCAGTTGGAGCTGAATCTGCACCAGGCCGGCCAGTTGCTCAAAAGCAGTCCGGCTGAGGTCGCCTCCCGGATTGAAAGACTGATAGAGCAGGTAAAAAATCTGGAAAAGGAGATCCAAAAACAGAAGGTTCAGGCGTTGAGTAGCCAGCAATCTTCAAACGAGAGAGTGGAAGAAATTAAGGGGGTCAAATTATTGACCGTTCAAACCGAGACGAGTGACGGAAAACTGTTGAGGGATCTTTCCGACAAGGCGATTGGGAAACTTGGTTCAGGGATCGCACTTCTTGTCGGGAGTGGTGAGGGGAAGGGTGATTCACCCAAAACCTCTCTCATTGTCCGCGTTTCTAAAGACCTGACCTCAAAATACGATGCCGGCAAGATTGTGAAAGAGCTCGCCCCGCTGATCGGTGGCTCCGGTGGCGGCCGCCCCGACATGGCTCAGGCGGGAGGAACTGATTCATCCCATTTGGATCAGGTTTTTCAGAAGGTAAAAACCATTTTATAG
- a CDS encoding nucleotidyl transferase AbiEii/AbiGii toxin family protein yields the protein MPSNVGAVMNNPEILTPLQKRLLSVLFADEWFRRYFYLTGGTALTAFYLHHRYSEDLDFFSHDVELTPIPQLMEAAAKKLAVSVERVQTSPSFMRYLFGGELKVDVVADVGFRVGSPELVGDYMVDTIKNIAVNKVGCLLGRLDAKDYVDLYLILKKYPVGESPLGEAPFDIFELLSLGQKKDAGLEPFVWASLITDVKTLTLLPRMITEVTLSELRDFFLSLRDQILDKIQPEKKRPSKS from the coding sequence ATGCCCTCAAACGTTGGGGCCGTCATGAATAATCCTGAGATCCTGACCCCTCTCCAAAAAAGGCTTCTTTCGGTCCTCTTTGCCGACGAATGGTTCCGCAGATATTTTTACCTCACCGGCGGGACGGCTTTGACCGCCTTTTATCTCCATCATCGTTATTCTGAAGACCTCGATTTTTTCAGTCACGACGTGGAGCTAACCCCGATCCCTCAGTTGATGGAGGCGGCGGCCAAAAAGTTGGCTGTTTCCGTGGAACGGGTCCAAACCAGCCCCTCCTTCATGCGCTACCTGTTCGGAGGGGAACTGAAGGTGGATGTCGTTGCCGACGTCGGTTTTCGAGTCGGGTCGCCGGAGTTGGTGGGGGATTATATGGTGGATACGATCAAAAATATTGCGGTCAACAAGGTCGGCTGTCTTTTGGGGCGGCTGGATGCCAAGGATTACGTCGATCTCTATCTGATTTTGAAAAAATACCCCGTGGGTGAATCACCCTTGGGTGAAGCACCCTTTGATATTTTTGAACTCCTCTCTTTGGGTCAGAAAAAAGATGCAGGCCTGGAACCTTTTGTTTGGGCCTCTCTTATTACTGATGTAAAAACGCTTACCCTTTTGCCGCGGATGATTACGGAAGTGACTCTGAGTGAGCTTAGAGATTTCTTCCTTTCCCTTCGGGATCAGATCCTTGACAAGATTCAGCCAGAAAAAAAGCGACCATCTAAATCTTAG
- a CDS encoding tetratricopeptide repeat protein, which yields MDTSVKELFDAGKQYYETKNYPRAEQYFLKILRQGHKFADVLNMLGIIYHTDGKFSSAIDCFEQALLVNPNYTEATLNLAVLYNDLGNYKKAKALYGRITKRAKTSAPIDPVIKGKLSNMHAHIGDTYRGIGFYKEAIDEYKKALGLNHTFIDIKTKLGVAYRENGNLKESLAELAEAVKSTPHSVLARNQLGVTFYSLKKSKEALQEWQQVLKRDPGNPTAKMYLKLCEGGSPKGGSPHPNGAKPKKGSHR from the coding sequence ATGGACACCTCTGTCAAAGAACTCTTCGATGCCGGCAAACAGTACTATGAAACCAAAAACTACCCTCGTGCCGAGCAATACTTTCTAAAAATCCTTCGTCAGGGGCACAAGTTTGCCGATGTCCTGAATATGCTCGGTATTATCTATCATACAGATGGCAAGTTCTCCAGCGCCATTGACTGTTTTGAACAGGCCCTGCTGGTTAATCCCAATTACACAGAGGCCACCCTCAATCTCGCCGTCCTTTATAATGATCTTGGAAACTATAAAAAGGCCAAGGCCCTCTATGGCCGGATCACCAAACGGGCCAAAACGTCCGCCCCCATCGACCCGGTGATCAAGGGAAAACTCTCCAATATGCATGCCCACATTGGGGACACCTACCGTGGCATCGGGTTTTATAAAGAGGCGATCGACGAATACAAAAAGGCCCTGGGCTTGAACCACACATTTATCGACATCAAGACAAAACTGGGAGTGGCCTATCGGGAAAACGGGAATTTGAAGGAATCGCTCGCCGAACTGGCAGAGGCGGTTAAGAGTACACCGCATTCGGTCTTGGCGCGGAACCAGTTGGGAGTCACTTTCTATTCCCTCAAAAAATCCAAAGAGGCCCTGCAAGAATGGCAGCAGGTCTTAAAACGGGACCCCGGCAACCCGACCGCCAAGATGTACCTCAAACTCTGCGAGGGTGGTTCACCCAAGGGTGGTTCACCCCACCCGAACGGTGCAAAGCCGAAAAAGGGGTCGCACCGATGA